A part of Leptospira mtsangambouensis genomic DNA contains:
- a CDS encoding MotA/TolQ/ExbB proton channel family protein, translating to MQDFVDLGEKIIFLVMLFASILAIAVFIERLIVYKRNFNKESESLLDSLTLLIRHRDLKGTEKLLETHPMENSYTRFIHFVLEREKENHKGLEELMEGKILKEKLGLEERLPILNTLGNNTPFIGLLGTVLGVIKAFYGLGTLGNSGAEVVMRSISTALLATAAGLAVAIPVVMANNYFTRKMKLIIGHLEILSKEIHASFITSGKHNQSSSSTPNIHH from the coding sequence ATGCAAGATTTCGTAGACCTTGGGGAAAAAATCATCTTCCTCGTTATGTTATTTGCGAGTATCCTCGCAATTGCCGTATTTATTGAAAGGTTGATTGTTTATAAACGTAATTTTAACAAAGAATCAGAGTCACTTCTCGATTCACTCACTCTTCTCATCCGCCATAGAGACTTAAAAGGGACAGAAAAACTCCTAGAAACCCATCCTATGGAAAATTCTTACACTCGGTTCATACATTTTGTTTTGGAACGAGAAAAGGAAAACCACAAAGGCCTTGAAGAATTGATGGAAGGGAAAATTTTGAAAGAAAAATTGGGTCTGGAAGAAAGACTCCCCATTCTCAACACTCTTGGAAACAACACTCCTTTCATCGGACTTTTGGGAACTGTCCTTGGTGTCATCAAAGCTTTTTATGGTCTCGGAACTCTTGGAAACTCGGGAGCGGAAGTGGTGATGCGAAGTATCTCTACTGCCCTTCTTGCTACGGCCGCTGGACTTGCTGTGGCAATCCCTGTGGTGATGGCAAATAATTACTTCACACGTAAAATGAAACTCATCATCGGACACTTAGAAATTCTTTCTAAGGAAATCCACGCCAGTTTTATCACGAGTGGAAAACACAACCAGTCCTCTAGTTCAACACCGAATATCCACCACTAG
- a CDS encoding energy transducer TonB — protein sequence MKSFTLYLQYKLRRFGLFRASLFASVGLHVFCYLIYFILTLPSSAAFQETSMEDMDVSFEEIPPELIGGTSSPAPVEKQEWVEGSNKDAEEKPDNSDLNPNQLSGNGTDKDGYLFSFNGDRPPTPIIDFDLKAYFPEAAKAANISQKTVVVMVQVDEHGVLQGVKIVSGRAGYGFDEAAIRIIQRARFSPGYDKGKPTRMAHRLPISFDLEED from the coding sequence ATGAAATCATTTACCTTGTATCTGCAATACAAACTGAGACGGTTCGGACTCTTTCGGGCCAGTCTCTTTGCTTCCGTTGGATTGCATGTATTTTGTTATTTGATTTATTTTATACTCACACTTCCCAGCAGCGCTGCCTTCCAAGAAACTTCTATGGAAGATATGGATGTATCCTTTGAAGAAATCCCTCCAGAACTCATTGGAGGAACTTCGAGTCCTGCCCCTGTTGAAAAACAAGAATGGGTGGAAGGATCAAACAAAGATGCAGAAGAAAAACCAGACAATTCCGACTTAAATCCCAACCAACTATCAGGAAATGGAACAGACAAAGATGGGTATTTATTTTCCTTTAATGGAGATCGCCCTCCCACACCCATCATTGACTTTGATTTGAAGGCTTATTTTCCAGAAGCTGCCAAGGCAGCAAACATCAGCCAAAAGACTGTGGTGGTGATGGTGCAAGTGGACGAACACGGAGTCCTGCAAGGTGTCAAAATTGTTTCTGGCAGAGCTGGTTATGGATTTGATGAAGCTGCCATTCGCATCATCCAAAGAGCCCGTTTTTCTCCTGGATATGATAAAGGGAAACCAACTCGGATGGCTCACAGGCTTCCTATCAGTTTTGATTTAGAAGAGGACTGA
- a CDS encoding fibronectin type III domain-containing protein: MLRNNKHRIAIGTIFIALSLMMIGFQSKPITGKTESKSSSRKSGLIPDPFELYQSIPPFRSEGSSSDLPGSFELSNEFPTPSDQGIYKDNVGYTVGYGLISYLEAKKKGIRNLSSVAPTSANGQKILYSPNFIYNQLNSGKDQAVSLLDALVLAESRGSVTLEQMNESTSSFRTRPKADIVEVGRKARLRRIFRIEPHDLNTIKLALTEKRPVLIGYLVYENFRDPKPDTVFEIGTGEILGAQSLVILGFNDKKKAFKVWNSWGSTWGDQGYLWVSYDTFPKYTKSVYVADSETENELLTQNKLNNALDALDYGEHNLFPPKEVFASRGDFSDRIRISWSREKRAIGYEVYRKRKIDSKYQLVGLSKQAFFEDFGIQKNTAYNYRVASLDENFLSKASLDSNDGYAVDPTKPAGILPVTNLRATVAPTNDRILLEWDPQPISTTYAIYKWNPMARIYRFLGKTEKTSYIDLKASRNGDSEIYQVVPERNQLIGEASYYVSAHLDPSEVLKPRPKNLTASKGLYAGATILQWEGSPSAIAYHIFRKTDGSWKEIAKTTELQFKDDESYQKESFYAVASEFEGNLFSLPSEPDIGFPSLIAGRSSGIKSPELMVSENRKTSEFLFSWNPIPKVTSYKIYMRKKNDPEWSLVKETSDTNFKLQNLTKNQFYFFAIQSVSKGNGESLFSKPVTSVISETVVDLKKVKTFGESAIQKFIGPWTAMYWDGKNKVKPVRLTIEAEDVEGNIIMKWNENEIFRGKNIVDSDLLEEKGKWKIKLSPNYDSLSGEFEDKVLVPEKSQLSFIRE; this comes from the coding sequence ATGTTACGGAACAACAAACATCGAATTGCGATTGGAACTATTTTTATCGCATTGTCCCTTATGATGATTGGGTTTCAATCCAAACCCATTACCGGAAAAACAGAATCCAAATCTTCTTCCCGAAAATCAGGTCTTATCCCCGATCCATTTGAACTCTATCAAAGTATCCCACCCTTCCGTTCAGAAGGTTCAAGTTCTGACTTACCGGGAAGTTTTGAGTTAAGTAACGAATTTCCCACCCCTTCTGACCAAGGAATCTACAAGGATAACGTAGGTTACACGGTGGGTTATGGGCTGATTTCTTATTTAGAAGCTAAAAAAAAAGGAATTCGGAACCTTTCCTCTGTTGCACCTACTTCAGCAAATGGACAAAAGATTTTATATTCACCTAATTTTATTTACAACCAACTGAATAGTGGAAAAGACCAAGCTGTTTCTCTTTTGGATGCCCTGGTTCTTGCCGAAAGCAGAGGTTCTGTGACTTTAGAACAGATGAACGAATCCACTTCCAGTTTTCGCACAAGACCAAAAGCAGACATTGTAGAAGTCGGAAGAAAAGCTAGGCTTCGAAGAATTTTTAGAATTGAACCACACGACCTTAACACCATCAAACTAGCATTAACCGAAAAACGGCCGGTGCTCATTGGATACTTAGTTTATGAAAATTTTCGAGACCCAAAACCTGACACGGTTTTTGAAATAGGGACTGGAGAAATTTTAGGTGCACAGTCTCTAGTGATCTTAGGTTTCAATGATAAAAAGAAAGCATTCAAAGTATGGAATTCTTGGGGATCTACCTGGGGAGACCAAGGGTATTTATGGGTTTCTTACGATACTTTTCCTAAATACACAAAGTCCGTCTATGTTGCCGATTCGGAAACTGAAAACGAACTTCTAACACAGAATAAACTTAACAATGCTTTAGATGCACTTGATTACGGGGAACACAATCTTTTCCCACCAAAAGAGGTATTTGCCTCACGAGGTGATTTTTCTGATCGAATTCGGATCAGTTGGTCGAGAGAAAAAAGAGCCATCGGTTATGAAGTCTATCGAAAACGCAAAATTGATAGCAAATACCAACTTGTGGGACTTTCTAAACAAGCCTTCTTTGAAGACTTTGGAATCCAAAAGAATACAGCATACAATTACCGAGTGGCAAGTTTGGATGAGAACTTTCTATCAAAAGCCTCTCTTGATTCAAACGATGGTTATGCGGTCGACCCAACGAAACCGGCAGGAATTCTTCCTGTGACAAACCTTCGAGCAACTGTGGCACCTACCAATGATAGAATTTTATTAGAATGGGACCCGCAACCTATCTCTACCACTTATGCTATTTATAAATGGAATCCAATGGCAAGAATCTACCGGTTTTTGGGCAAAACCGAAAAAACATCATATATCGATTTAAAAGCTAGTCGCAATGGAGATAGCGAGATCTATCAAGTTGTTCCAGAAAGGAACCAACTGATCGGAGAAGCCAGCTATTATGTATCTGCCCATTTAGATCCTTCCGAAGTGTTGAAACCAAGACCAAAAAATCTAACAGCTTCTAAAGGTTTGTATGCGGGAGCAACCATTCTGCAATGGGAAGGTTCTCCTAGTGCGATCGCATATCATATCTTTCGCAAAACAGATGGTTCATGGAAAGAGATTGCAAAAACAACAGAACTCCAATTCAAAGATGATGAATCTTATCAGAAAGAATCCTTTTATGCTGTTGCTTCTGAATTTGAAGGAAATTTGTTTAGTCTTCCATCTGAACCGGACATTGGATTTCCATCTCTTATCGCAGGAAGATCTTCTGGAATCAAATCCCCTGAATTAATGGTTTCCGAGAATCGCAAAACTAGCGAATTTTTATTTAGTTGGAACCCAATTCCTAAGGTAACTTCTTACAAAATTTACATGCGTAAAAAAAACGATCCGGAATGGAGTCTTGTCAAAGAAACTTCGGATACCAATTTCAAATTACAAAATCTAACCAAAAATCAGTTTTATTTTTTCGCCATCCAATCTGTTTCCAAAGGAAACGGTGAAAGTTTATTTTCAAAACCTGTTACTTCAGTGATTTCAGAAACAGTGGTTGATTTAAAGAAAGTCAAAACCTTTGGAGAGTCCGCCATACAGAAGTTTATTGGCCCTTGGACTGCCATGTATTGGGATGGCAAAAATAAAGTAAAACCAGTCCGTTTGACCATTGAAGCAGAAGATGTAGAAGGAAACATCATCATGAAATGGAATGAAAATGAAATTTTCCGTGGCAAAAACATAGTAGATTCCGACCTTCTGGAAGAAAAAGGAAAATGGAAAATTAAACTATCACCTAACTATGATTCTTTGTCTGGTGAATTTGAAGACAAAGTTTTAGTTCCAGAAAAAAGCCAACTTTCCTTTATTCGAGAGTAA
- a CDS encoding LA_0364 family Cys-rich lipoprotein produces MKQILFFCVVLFVFSCGAPFSFRSACYERNKCSTIEGACFLRNDTFYKVATNSPEYSAQDLTAIVGSCLGLEKTCRKNCESGTVF; encoded by the coding sequence ATGAAACAGATTTTATTTTTTTGTGTTGTATTGTTTGTTTTCAGTTGTGGAGCTCCATTTTCCTTTCGTTCTGCTTGCTATGAGCGTAACAAGTGTTCAACGATAGAGGGAGCGTGTTTTCTCCGAAATGATACTTTTTACAAGGTAGCCACAAATAGTCCTGAATATAGTGCTCAAGATCTAACAGCGATTGTCGGAAGTTGTTTGGGTTTAGAAAAAACGTGTCGCAAAAATTGTGAAAGTGGCACAGTTTTTTAG
- a CDS encoding UTP--glucose-1-phosphate uridylyltransferase, translated as MDKQKSDQLIRETMKAAGLTDAFIADFITKVDAVRNGETGMVNWEEVGDLDPKTDEISLESIHSSYPTDLSLLSKLVVIKLNGGLGTSMGLDKAKSLIPIKGSMSFLAVMAKQIEYIRSEFGIDVPLLFMDSYNTQKDSQEELEKNGFKQTLRTSFLQNKVPRLDAETFAPIQNKNEKENWCPPGHGDIYFTMVQEGILDELLSKGYEIAFLSNGDNLGATVDPHIVSYLLKENIHFAMEMTPKTLADKKGGAIYRKTVGGKFIKYELLETAQVPKEHENEFSGLGKFRTFSTNNLWINLKALKERFSQGNFSLSLIVNPKQVDGKSVIQLETAMGSAVGNFQRFKGIIIPRDRFAPVKKTEDYLIRRSDAYVLNDDFSLTMTKERKTAGLGEVLVHLDETYYKKIHQFDHLFQQYPSLLYCEELKVSGEILFDVSISIKGKVTFQNQSGALKKISSLDRKEFENETISL; from the coding sequence ATGGATAAACAAAAATCGGACCAATTGATCAGAGAAACTATGAAAGCTGCGGGTCTTACGGATGCCTTCATAGCCGATTTTATCACTAAGGTAGATGCCGTGCGAAACGGTGAAACTGGAATGGTGAATTGGGAAGAAGTAGGAGATTTAGATCCCAAAACCGATGAAATTTCCTTAGAATCCATTCATTCTTCTTATCCTACTGACCTCAGTTTGTTATCCAAACTCGTAGTGATCAAATTGAATGGAGGACTTGGGACAAGTATGGGTCTAGACAAGGCAAAGTCCCTCATTCCCATCAAAGGTTCAATGTCTTTTCTTGCGGTCATGGCAAAACAAATTGAATACATTCGTTCTGAGTTTGGAATCGATGTGCCTCTACTTTTTATGGATTCTTATAATACACAAAAAGACTCACAAGAGGAATTAGAAAAAAACGGATTCAAACAAACACTCCGAACTAGTTTTTTACAAAACAAAGTACCAAGGTTAGATGCTGAAACCTTTGCTCCCATCCAAAACAAAAATGAAAAAGAAAACTGGTGCCCACCGGGACATGGTGATATTTATTTTACGATGGTCCAGGAAGGAATTTTGGATGAATTACTTTCAAAAGGTTATGAAATTGCCTTCCTTTCGAATGGGGATAACTTAGGAGCTACCGTTGATCCACATATTGTGAGTTATCTTCTAAAAGAAAACATTCATTTTGCAATGGAGATGACTCCAAAAACATTAGCAGACAAAAAAGGTGGAGCCATTTACCGCAAAACTGTAGGTGGAAAGTTTATTAAGTATGAGCTTTTGGAAACAGCACAAGTCCCCAAGGAACATGAAAACGAATTTAGTGGGCTTGGAAAATTTAGAACCTTCTCAACAAACAATCTTTGGATCAATTTAAAGGCCTTAAAAGAAAGGTTTAGCCAAGGGAACTTTTCTTTATCACTCATTGTCAATCCTAAACAGGTAGATGGGAAATCAGTCATTCAATTAGAAACAGCAATGGGAAGTGCCGTTGGAAATTTTCAAAGATTCAAAGGAATCATTATCCCTAGAGATCGGTTTGCACCCGTAAAAAAAACAGAAGATTATTTGATCCGTAGATCAGATGCCTATGTTTTAAATGATGATTTTTCTCTCACGATGACAAAGGAAAGAAAAACCGCAGGTTTAGGTGAGGTGCTCGTTCATTTGGATGAAACATATTATAAAAAAATTCACCAGTTCGATCATCTCTTCCAACAATATCCATCTCTACTCTATTGCGAAGAACTGAAGGTATCGGGAGAGATTTTATTTGATGTTTCGATCTCTATCAAGGGGAAGGTAACTTTCCAAAATCAATCCGGTGCGTTAAAAAAGATTTCTTCCTTGGATCGTAAGGAATTTGAAAACGAAACAATTTCTTTATGA
- a CDS encoding esterase/lipase family protein gives MFRFIEYLERFWALLSFYLPSHLFVENNKDKNILIVPGFRAGRSYYSRLKSNLDNLGFKVGILSTLRDPLSLEEAVQYLASQILTAPNEVTLIAHNTGGLLVLILPDEARRKVKRLITLGTPFHGSERFTNTRQSYWGYESDWVKTNYKNALFFPLFQPLSAIEDFSFPPQESTEFGQGRDLWFDIPGNYNLVRRNENIRTLREFLGTPKDSIAIQSAPKANPEFAVPKKIEVDFSKYEPSVYKKNQKQLAAKKKSSAKKAKPTQKPKPVAKPKPKKKAKKR, from the coding sequence ATGTTTCGATTCATAGAATATCTGGAACGTTTTTGGGCGTTGTTGTCGTTTTACCTTCCCAGTCATTTGTTTGTAGAAAACAATAAGGATAAAAACATTTTGATCGTTCCTGGGTTTCGGGCCGGACGTTCCTATTATTCGAGACTCAAATCCAATTTAGACAATTTAGGATTCAAAGTCGGAATTCTTTCGACTCTCCGAGATCCTCTTTCTTTGGAAGAAGCGGTCCAATACCTCGCAAGCCAGATCCTCACAGCACCTAACGAAGTCACTTTGATTGCACACAACACGGGCGGACTCCTTGTTTTGATTTTACCAGACGAAGCCAGACGAAAAGTGAAACGTCTCATCACCTTGGGAACTCCGTTCCATGGTTCTGAAAGGTTTACCAACACTAGACAATCGTATTGGGGTTATGAATCGGATTGGGTGAAAACAAACTATAAAAATGCATTGTTCTTTCCCCTCTTCCAACCTCTTTCTGCCATTGAAGATTTTTCCTTTCCTCCGCAAGAAAGCACAGAGTTTGGCCAAGGCCGAGACCTATGGTTTGACATCCCTGGAAATTATAACTTAGTCAGAAGAAACGAAAACATTCGGACACTTAGAGAATTTTTGGGTACACCTAAAGATAGTATTGCCATCCAATCGGCACCTAAAGCAAATCCAGAGTTTGCTGTTCCCAAAAAGATTGAAGTGGATTTTTCTAAATACGAACCATCTGTTTATAAAAAGAATCAAAAACAACTGGCGGCAAAAAAGAAATCATCTGCAAAAAAAGCCAAACCAACACAGAAACCAAAGCCAGTGGCCAAACCAAAACCTAAAAAAAAGGCGAAAAAACGTTAG
- a CDS encoding four-helix bundle copper-binding protein, whose translation MNRKELLQKAGMAVAVSGILSTLSAEDHDHSTMTTSSAGKSKYSKAMMAAMHCQLSAEDCLSHCLTELGKGDKSMAACATSTREVISLCDSFVKLASQSSAYTKKLANLCIEVCEACAKECDKHANHHAICKECRDSCLACVKELKKV comes from the coding sequence ATGAATCGCAAAGAATTATTACAAAAAGCAGGGATGGCAGTTGCCGTATCTGGAATTTTATCCACACTTTCCGCAGAAGACCATGATCACTCGACTATGACAACTTCCTCTGCAGGAAAATCCAAATATTCCAAAGCAATGATGGCTGCCATGCACTGCCAACTTTCTGCTGAGGATTGCCTCAGCCATTGCCTTACAGAGCTTGGAAAAGGGGATAAATCTATGGCGGCTTGTGCAACTAGTACAAGAGAGGTCATTAGTTTATGTGATTCTTTTGTAAAACTAGCAAGCCAATCCTCTGCATATACAAAGAAGTTAGCTAACTTATGTATTGAGGTTTGTGAAGCTTGTGCAAAAGAATGTGATAAACATGCAAATCATCATGCGATTTGTAAAGAATGTCGAGATAGTTGCCTTGCTTGTGTAAAAGAGTTAAAGAAAGTTTAA
- a CDS encoding TraB/GumN family protein → MRSIKKSTPTRKSTKKGFKTKEPYLFQTIGKTEVHILGTAHVSKQSVDEVEKMIQILKPDVICVELCESRMKSVEDPDYLKKLDIFKVFKERKMWLLLSSLILSSFQKKIGNKDIKPGDEMRKAITLGRKLKKPVVAVDREIQTTLKRSWGNVGFFSKMYLFSALLASLLVREDVSDDKIEEMKSDDILKDLFSQIPKKYESVKHVIIDERDVYLAEKIRQAAEGKSAKKVLAVVGAGHLAGIKRNIQSINDLSVLDEVPKRKWWDNISIILYPVFFAGLIGYTTWSQGGEAGMDLFSKLIYIKGGLAALGALIAWAHPISILLAFITAPIGTFVPIFKAGWVSALSESYLRKPLVEDFEHIAEDSESVAGFWKNRVLHIFLVFFLPQFGSTIGTFIVAGKGLKNLF, encoded by the coding sequence ATGCGTTCAATCAAAAAATCAACTCCCACAAGAAAATCTACCAAAAAAGGTTTCAAAACAAAGGAACCTTACCTCTTCCAAACCATCGGAAAAACGGAAGTCCACATCCTTGGAACTGCACATGTTTCCAAACAAAGTGTAGATGAAGTTGAAAAAATGATCCAAATATTAAAACCTGATGTCATTTGTGTAGAGTTATGTGAATCGCGAATGAAGTCGGTGGAAGATCCCGATTACCTAAAAAAATTAGATATATTCAAAGTTTTTAAAGAAAGAAAGATGTGGTTACTTTTATCCAGTCTCATCCTTTCTTCTTTCCAGAAAAAAATCGGTAATAAAGACATCAAACCCGGAGATGAAATGCGAAAGGCAATCACTCTAGGAAGAAAATTGAAAAAACCTGTGGTGGCAGTTGACCGCGAAATCCAGACCACACTGAAAAGGTCTTGGGGGAACGTAGGTTTTTTCTCTAAAATGTATTTATTTAGTGCTCTTCTTGCTTCGCTTCTCGTTCGGGAAGATGTCTCCGATGACAAAATCGAAGAGATGAAATCAGATGATATTTTAAAAGACCTGTTTTCTCAAATTCCCAAAAAATATGAATCGGTCAAACATGTTATCATTGATGAAAGAGATGTATATTTAGCAGAAAAAATAAGACAAGCTGCGGAAGGAAAGTCGGCAAAAAAAGTTTTGGCAGTTGTTGGTGCTGGTCATTTAGCTGGGATCAAACGAAATATTCAATCAATCAATGATTTATCCGTGTTAGATGAAGTTCCCAAACGCAAATGGTGGGACAATATTAGTATTATTCTATATCCTGTTTTTTTTGCAGGCCTCATTGGTTACACTACCTGGAGCCAAGGTGGGGAAGCAGGGATGGATTTATTTTCAAAACTCATTTATATCAAAGGGGGACTGGCTGCCCTTGGTGCTCTCATTGCTTGGGCACATCCCATTTCGATCTTACTTGCCTTTATCACAGCTCCGATTGGAACCTTTGTTCCCATCTTTAAAGCAGGTTGGGTCAGTGCTCTTTCGGAATCCTATTTACGGAAACCACTTGTGGAAGACTTCGAACATATCGCAGAAGATTCAGAATCAGTGGCGGGCTTTTGGAAAAATCGTGTCCTTCATATTTTTCTCGTTTTTTTCCTTCCTCAATTTGGATCGACCATTGGAACCTTTATTGTGGCAGGAAAAGGCTTGAAGAATTTATTTTAA
- a CDS encoding chemotaxis protein CheD translates to MSIKSKIINVGIADIKVGKDTDVLRTTLGSCIGIVLYDPEQKVGAISHIMLAKDPTGKDATKFPHKYGETALPILIEMMKQQGSNIGQYSCRMFGGASMFKGINSQFLQNIGEQNIAIVKKFMEENKIPVIVEDVAGNEGRTISLYCDDGRVLLKKAGMEKYLYKVR, encoded by the coding sequence ATGTCTATAAAATCCAAAATCATCAATGTAGGAATTGCCGACATCAAGGTCGGAAAAGATACGGACGTGCTCCGAACTACATTGGGTTCGTGCATAGGAATCGTTTTGTATGATCCAGAACAGAAAGTGGGAGCCATCTCCCATATCATGCTCGCCAAAGATCCCACAGGCAAAGATGCCACTAAGTTTCCGCACAAGTACGGGGAAACGGCTCTACCCATCCTCATTGAGATGATGAAACAACAAGGTTCCAACATTGGACAATATTCTTGTCGTATGTTTGGTGGGGCTTCCATGTTTAAAGGAATCAACTCCCAATTCCTCCAAAACATCGGGGAACAGAATATCGCTATTGTCAAAAAATTTATGGAAGAGAATAAAATCCCTGTCATAGTGGAAGATGTGGCCGGGAACGAAGGAAGAACCATCAGTCTTTATTGTGACGACGGGCGTGTGTTGTTAAAAAAAGCTGGTATGGAAAAATACCTTTATAAGGTGCGTTAG
- a CDS encoding HDOD domain-containing protein, whose amino-acid sequence MLKSKVDEILQDVNKLPAISAVVSKVLEKLQKPDVNIADLAQEISKDPAITANVIKLSNSAYYRASKPIRTVQEALMTLGIKTVKEIVLLTAAKGILSQDLNSYQLDAAQLWTSSLLVAELSSKIVQHKKLKIDKDLAFTSGLLCSVGKIVLAQFFSPVMMQIKTDLKDNQEPFPNLEKKYFGYTHMEVSENLLKRWNFPQELTDVVANYLTPENSKNNPILTSVVHIASILIVVSGIGIDIGGESVPISPFALSQTGVTEADIETYFVHIPDLQAGLADLLNV is encoded by the coding sequence ATGCTAAAATCAAAGGTTGATGAAATACTACAAGACGTAAATAAACTGCCTGCCATTTCGGCTGTTGTGTCTAAGGTATTGGAAAAACTCCAAAAGCCAGACGTAAACATTGCAGACCTTGCACAAGAAATTTCAAAAGATCCTGCCATCACGGCCAACGTAATCAAACTTTCTAATTCCGCTTACTACAGAGCTTCCAAACCCATTCGTACGGTCCAAGAAGCACTCATGACCCTTGGGATCAAAACGGTAAAAGAAATTGTACTTCTCACTGCTGCCAAAGGAATCCTTTCGCAAGATTTGAATAGTTACCAATTGGATGCAGCGCAACTTTGGACTTCTTCCCTACTTGTGGCAGAACTTTCTAGTAAAATCGTACAACATAAAAAACTAAAAATTGATAAGGATCTTGCCTTCACTTCTGGATTACTCTGCAGTGTTGGCAAAATTGTCCTCGCACAGTTTTTTAGTCCGGTGATGATGCAAATCAAAACGGATTTAAAAGACAACCAAGAACCCTTCCCTAATTTAGAGAAAAAATACTTCGGATACACTCATATGGAAGTGTCTGAAAACCTCTTAAAACGTTGGAACTTCCCACAGGAATTAACGGATGTAGTGGCAAATTACCTCACACCAGAAAATTCCAAAAACAATCCGATCTTAACTTCTGTAGTACATATTGCAAGTATCCTCATTGTTGTTTCTGGGATCGGAATCGACATTGGCGGTGAATCAGTTCCCATTTCTCCTTTTGCACTTAGCCAAACTGGCGTTACAGAAGCAGATATTGAAACTTATTTTGTGCACATTCCTGATTTACAAGCGGGACTTGCCGATTTACTCAACGTATAA
- a CDS encoding shikimate kinase: MNIIFIGARGAGKSKVSRTLSKQTEFPVVSTDSISVYEAGGIPIPQFVEKYGWKKFRELEYSILQKLQNADGIILDCGGGILFDLDADGNEIPSSRKLDILRKIGRIVYLERGLEELVEKVKGDSTRPDLSKVTSYRSILEKRLPVYQEAAHYKLNLSKLTKEEAAERVLDWLGFKSK, translated from the coding sequence ATGAACATTATCTTTATTGGAGCTCGAGGTGCTGGGAAATCCAAAGTCTCAAGAACTCTTTCCAAACAAACAGAATTCCCAGTGGTTTCCACAGATTCCATTTCCGTATATGAAGCAGGTGGGATCCCTATCCCCCAATTTGTTGAAAAGTATGGTTGGAAGAAATTTCGTGAATTAGAATATTCTATTTTGCAAAAATTACAAAATGCAGATGGGATTATTTTGGATTGTGGAGGTGGGATTTTATTTGATTTGGATGCAGACGGAAACGAAATTCCAAGCAGTAGAAAACTAGATATCCTTAGAAAAATCGGAAGGATTGTCTATTTGGAACGAGGACTTGAGGAATTAGTGGAAAAGGTCAAAGGAGATTCCACAAGACCTGACCTCTCCAAAGTCACTTCCTACCGCTCTATTTTAGAAAAAAGATTACCTGTTTACCAAGAAGCAGCCCACTACAAACTAAACCTCTCCAAACTTACCAAAGAAGAAGCAGCCGAACGAGTCTTAGACTGGCTTGGTTTCAAATCCAAATAA